A genomic segment from Epinephelus fuscoguttatus linkage group LG17, E.fuscoguttatus.final_Chr_v1 encodes:
- the LOC125904197 gene encoding zinc finger protein OZF-like, producing MEELEFNTNENLRQRKLTGAVFNSDDRLNGPDVQQLLVVVKEEVPHEQQEWCFSLDQDEPEPPHIKEEQEELWSSQEGEQLQGLEEADIKFTFTPVPIKSEDDDEESAQSSQLHQRQTEENREAEHLKTETDGEDCGGSEQARILDPDSPDEETSQSETETDDSRDWEETREPQSGLNLLQNSEVPVSAVECNTEKISVSSSKCAERFDHKGHLQKHTGIKTGEKPFSCFVCGKTFSRKYYLTTHMRLHSGEKRFSCSVCKLKINCRSNFVKHMRIHTGEKPFSCSQCGKRFTEMAHLRQHLNVHTGEKPFNCPFCSVRFAAQGNLRRHMTVHTGEKPFSCSVCGKTFAHKGDMRRHLLVHTGEKPFICSICSKGFTQSRDLRRHSTVHTGEKPFSCSVCGKSFTQKGTLKLHLTAHTGEKQFSCSVCKKRFARLYNVKRHKCVGESSSNK from the exons atggaGGAGCTTGAGTTTAATACAAACGAGAATCTCAGACAGCGGAAACTAACTGGTGCTGTTTTCAACTCTGACGACCGATTAAACGGACCAG ACgtccagcagctgttagtggtggttaaagaagaggttccccATGAGCAGCAGGAGTGGTGCTTCAGTCTGGACCAGGATGAACCAGAGcccccacacattaaagaggaacaggaggaactctggagcagtcaggagggagagcagcttcaagggctggaggaggctgatatcaagttcacattcactcctgtccctattaagagtgaagatgatgatgaagagagtgctcagtcctcacagcttcatcaaagacaaactgaggagaacagagaggcagagcatTTGAAAACAGAAACTGATGGAGAGGACTGCGGGGGATCAGAACAAGCCAGGATCTTAGATCCAGATAGTCCTGATGAGGAGACTTCACAGTCTGAGACTGAGACTGATGACAGTAGAGATTGGGAGGAAACACGGGAACCACAGTCAGGTTTAAACTTGCTGCAAAACAGTGAGGTACCTGTCAGTGCTGTGGAATGCAATACTGAAAAAATATCAGTTAGTTCCTCTAAATGTGCTGAAAGGTTTGACCACAAGGGACATCTGCAGAAACACACTGGAATCAAAACAGGGGAGAAACCATTTAGTTGCTTTGTCTGTGGCAAAACATTCTCTAGAAAGTACTACTTAACAACTCATATGAGACTTCATTCAGGAGAAAAACGTTTCAGCTGCTCAGTTTGTAAACTTAAAATCAATTGCCGAAGCAATTTTGTTAAACACATGAGAATCCATACTGGGGAGAAACCATTTAGTTGTTCCCAGTGTGGTAAAAGATTCACAGAAATGGCCCACCTGAGACAACACTTGAATGTCCACACAGGGGAGAAACCATTTAATTGTCCATTTTGTAGTGTAAGATTTGCTGCCCAGGGTAATCTGAGACGACAcatgactgtccacacaggggAGAAACCATTCAGTTGTTCAGTTTGTGGCAAAACATTTGCGCATAAAGGAGACATGAGAAGACACTTGCTTGTCCACACAGGGGAGAAACCATTTATTTGTTCAATTTGTAGTAAAGGTTTCACACAAAGCAGAGATTTGAGACGACACTCTACTGTCCACACAGGGGAGAAACCATTTAGTTGTTCAGTTTGTGgtaaaagtttcacacaaaagGGAACTCTGAAACTACACTTGACTGCTCACACAGGGGAGAAACAATTTAGTTGTAGCGTTTGCAAAAAAAGATTCGCCCGGCTCTATAATGTCAAAAGACATAAGTGTGTTGGTGAGAGCAGCAGTAATAAGTGA